The Danio rerio strain Tuebingen ecotype United States chromosome 1, GRCz12tu, whole genome shotgun sequence genome includes a region encoding these proteins:
- the gaa2 gene encoding lysosomal alpha-glucosidase isoform X3, with amino-acid sequence MVSYERLTPEEVHFSGAALLDNDESTDADLKEGDPELPLLPQSPRCSITAALLTLGGLIVVLSAVWLLGTLFWIHNPPSTESHRPPSPKSQNGTGLQPESCSQVPEGWRFDCYPERNVVVTEDMCHARNCCFIQSSRGNVSAQNGVPWCFYTPDYPSYELMSIVDTEMGKVGKLLRNKKTYYPKDIDALQLEVLFEEDHRLRVKITDPTEKRYEVPIDVPVVHKRASNPSYTVDFIKEPFGLIVKRTQTGAVLLNTSIAPLFYADQFLQMSSSLPTRFIYGLGEHRSNFLHDVQWNTLTMWARDVPPMELTNLYGVHPFYLSMEADGNAHGFFMLNSNAMDVVLQPAPAVTWRMIGGILDFYIFLGPDPSSVIGQYLDVVGKPAMPIYWALGYHLCRWGYKTSNKTWSVVKEMRNYGIPQDVQWNDIDYMDRSLDFTYDPSGFSTLPDLVKDLQRHDQHYVMILDPGISNSQPPGSYWPFDEGKKKGIFINDSNGDILIGKVWPGLTAFPDFSNPDTHEWWYQNLQRFHNKVPFDGVWIDMNEPSNFFDGSLNGCPDNELENPPYTPGILGGTLKGKTVCASARQKISVHYNIHSLYGLMEAQATESALRRITKKRPFIISRSTFPSQGKYSGHWLGDNRSQWKDLATSIPGMLTFNILGIPLIGADICGFGGSTTEELCVRWTQLGAFYPFTRNHNSIDEQDQEPTAFSPAARTAMKEAILLRYSLFPHLYTLFHHAHVSGRTVATPLLFQFPTDEKTYGIDKQFLWGKSLLVTPVLDAGRDYVVGYFPKGLWYDFHTGNSLISSGEEIKLEAPADKINLHLREGSVIPTQRPNTTLWVSSGQPLHLIVSLSEDGRAKGDLYWDDGETIDSYESNQYAYIYFTVEQNTMMSEVLHNHEEATYITVETASFYGVKAKPENVTVNSQEAAFTYLDNQVLTVTDLGLNLSHNFTISWM; translated from the exons ATGGTGTCCTACGAGAGACTCACCCCCGAGGAGGTTCACTTCTCCGGAGCTGCATTATTGGATAATGACGAGTCGACAGACGCAGATCTAAAAGAGGGGGACCCAGAGCTGCCCCTGCTGCCCCAGAGCCCTCGCTGCTCCATCACTGCCGCCCTGCTGACCCTCGGGGGGCTCATTGTTGTCCTCTCTGCCGTCTGGCTGCTCGGGACCTTATTTTGGATCCACAATCCACCCTCTACAGAATCCCATAGGCCCCCTTCACCCAAAAGCCAAAACGGAACAGGGCTGCAGCCGGAGTCCTGCTCTCAGGTGCCTGAAGGGTGGAGGTTTGACTGCTATCCTGAAAGAAATGTGGTGGTGACGGAGGACATGTGCCATGCTAGAAACTGCTGCTTTATTCAGAGCTCACGGGGCAATGTTTCGGCACAGAATGGAGTGCCATGGTGTTTTTACACTCCTGATTATCCGTCCTATGAGCTAATGTCTATTGTTGATACGGAGATGGGCAAGGTGGGAAAGCTGCTTAGGAATAAGAAGACATACTATCCCAAAGACATCGATGCTCTGCAGCTGGAAGTGCTGTTTGAGGAGGACCACAGGCTGCGTGTGAAG ATAACAGACCCGACTGAAAAGAGGTACGAGGTGCCTATAGATGTCCCTGTGGTTCATAAAAGAGCCTCAAACCCCTCGTACACTGTAGACTTCATCAAGGAGCCGTTTGGACTAATAGTCAAGAGAACGCAGACTGGAGCTGTACT GCTGAACACATCCATCGCTCCTCTCTTCTACGCGGATCAGTTCCTCCAGATGTCCTCATCTCTACCCACACGTTTCATCTACGGACTGGGTGAACATCGCTCCAACTTTCTGCATGACGTCCAGTGGAACACTCTCACCATGTGGGCTCGAGATGTTCCTCCAATG GAGCTCACCAACCTCTATGGTGTCCACCCTTTTTATCTTTCCATGGAAGCTGATGGAAATGCACATGGATTTTTCATGCTCAATAGCAATGCAATGG ATGTGGTTTTGCAGCCTGCACCAGCTGTTACTTGGCGTATGATTGGTGGGATCCTCGACTTTTACATTTTCTTAGGCCCGGATCCCAGCTCTGTGATTGGACAGTATCTGGATGTTGTAG gAAAGCCTGCTATGCCCATCTACTGGGCTCTGGGGTATCATCTGTGCCGATGGGGCTACAAGACAAGCAACAAAACCTGGAGTGTTGTAAAAGAAATGCGGAATTATGGGATACCTCAG GATGTTCAGTGGAACGATATTGACTACATGGATAGAAGTCTAGACTTCACTTACGACCCTTCAGGCTTTTCCACCCTTCCAGACCTGGTGAAAGACCTTCAACGACATGATCAACACTATGTCATGATTCTG GATCCTGGAATTAGTAACTCTCAGCCACCTGGCTCTTACTGGCCGTTTGATGAGGGTAAGAAGAAGGGCATCTTCATCAATGACTCAAATGGAGACATCCTTATTGGAAAG gtTTGGCCAGGACTAACTGCTTTTCCAGATTTCTCCAATCCGGACACTCATGAATGGTGGTACCAGAATCTGCAGAGATTTCATAACAAAGTGCCATTCGATGGCGTGTGGATT GACATGAATGAGCCGTCTAACTTTTTTGATGGGTCACTGAATGGTTGTCCAGACAATGAACTGGAAAATCCTCCCTACACACCAG GTATTCTGGGTGGTACATTAAAGGGCAAGACTGTGTGTGCATCTGCACGTCAGAAGATCTCTGTTCACTATAACATACACAGTCTGTATGGACTCATGGAGGCACAGGCTACTGAAAG TGCTTTGAGGAGGATCACAAAGAAGCGTCCCTTCATTATTTCCCGCTCTACGTTTCCCAGTCAGGGCAAGTATTCAGGCCACTGGCTCGGAGACAACAGGAGCCAGTGGAAAGATCTGGCCACATCTATACcag GTATGCTGACATTTAACATCCTGGGTATCCCTCTGATTGGAGCAGACATTTGTGGGTTTGGCGGCAGCACTACAGAAGAGCTGTGTGTGCGATGGACGCAGCTCGGAGCTTTTTACCCTTTCACAAGAAACCACAACTCCATTGATGAACAG GATCAGGAACCAACTGCATTCAGTCCTGCAGCTCGTACGGCAATGAAAGAAGCCATCCTGCTTCGCTATTCCCTGTTCCCACATCTCTACACACTCTTCCATCACGCACACGTCAGCGGACGCACAGTCGCCACACCACTGCTTTTCCA GTTCCCTACTGATGAAAAGACGTATGGGATTGATAAACAGTTCCTATGGGGGAAGAGTTTGCTTGTCACACCGGTTTTGGATGCAGGGCGAGATTATGTTGTGGGATATTTCCCTAAAGGTCTCTGGTATGACTTTCACACG GGGAACTCATTGATAAGCAGTGGAGAAGAAATCAAGCTTGAGGCTCCAGCAGACAAAATCAACCTGCATCTCAGAGAGGGATCAGTCATACCTACACAG agaCCGAACACCACATTATGGGTGAGCAGCGGTCAGCCTCTTCATCTGATTGTGAGTCTGAGCGAGGACGGCCGGGCCAAGGGTGATCTGTACTGGGATGATGGAGAGACCATTGACTCGTATGAGAGCAATCAATACGCTTACATCTATTTCACAGTAGAACAG AACACAATGATGTCAGAGGTGCTGCATAATCATGAGGAGGCCACTTACATCACTGTGGAGACCGCCTCCTTTTATGGAGTGAAGGCGAAGCCAGAAAATGTAACCGTGAATTCGCAGGAGGCGGCGTTCACTTACCTTGACAATCag GTGCTGACAGTAACAGACCTGGGTCTGAACCTCAGTCATAACTTCACAATCAGTTGGATGTAA
- the gaa2 gene encoding lysosomal alpha-glucosidase isoform X1, producing the protein MNLSVEEAFEMVSYERLTPEEVHFSGAALLDNDESTDADLKEGDPELPLLPQSPRCSITAALLTLGGLIVVLSAVWLLGTLFWIHNPPSTESHRPPSPKSQNGTGLQPESCSQVPEGWRFDCYPERNVVVTEDMCHARNCCFIQSSRGNVSAQNGVPWCFYTPDYPSYELMSIVDTEMGKVGKLLRNKKTYYPKDIDALQLEVLFEEDHRLRVKITDPTEKRYEVPIDVPVVHKRASNPSYTVDFIKEPFGLIVKRTQTGAVLLNTSIAPLFYADQFLQMSSSLPTRFIYGLGEHRSNFLHDVQWNTLTMWARDVPPMELTNLYGVHPFYLSMEADGNAHGFFMLNSNAMDVVLQPAPAVTWRMIGGILDFYIFLGPDPSSVIGQYLDVVGKPAMPIYWALGYHLCRWGYKTSNKTWSVVKEMRNYGIPQDVQWNDIDYMDRSLDFTYDPSGFSTLPDLVKDLQRHDQHYVMILDPGISNSQPPGSYWPFDEGKKKGIFINDSNGDILIGKVWPGLTAFPDFSNPDTHEWWYQNLQRFHNKVPFDGVWIDMNEPSNFFDGSLNGCPDNELENPPYTPGILGGTLKGKTVCASARQKISVHYNIHSLYGLMEAQATESALRRITKKRPFIISRSTFPSQGKYSGHWLGDNRSQWKDLATSIPGMLTFNILGIPLIGADICGFGGSTTEELCVRWTQLGAFYPFTRNHNSIDEQDQEPTAFSPAARTAMKEAILLRYSLFPHLYTLFHHAHVSGRTVATPLLFQFPTDEKTYGIDKQFLWGKSLLVTPVLDAGRDYVVGYFPKGLWYDFHTGNSLISSGEEIKLEAPADKINLHLREGSVIPTQRPNTTLWVSSGQPLHLIVSLSEDGRAKGDLYWDDGETIDSYESNQYAYIYFTVEQNTMMSEVLHNHEEATYITVETASFYGVKAKPENVTVNSQEAAFTYLDNQVLTVTDLGLNLSHNFTISWM; encoded by the exons ATGAATCTCTCCGTAGAAGAG GCATTTGAAATGGTGTCCTACGAGAGACTCACCCCCGAGGAGGTTCACTTCTCCGGAGCTGCATTATTGGATAATGACGAGTCGACAGACGCAGATCTAAAAGAGGGGGACCCAGAGCTGCCCCTGCTGCCCCAGAGCCCTCGCTGCTCCATCACTGCCGCCCTGCTGACCCTCGGGGGGCTCATTGTTGTCCTCTCTGCCGTCTGGCTGCTCGGGACCTTATTTTGGATCCACAATCCACCCTCTACAGAATCCCATAGGCCCCCTTCACCCAAAAGCCAAAACGGAACAGGGCTGCAGCCGGAGTCCTGCTCTCAGGTGCCTGAAGGGTGGAGGTTTGACTGCTATCCTGAAAGAAATGTGGTGGTGACGGAGGACATGTGCCATGCTAGAAACTGCTGCTTTATTCAGAGCTCACGGGGCAATGTTTCGGCACAGAATGGAGTGCCATGGTGTTTTTACACTCCTGATTATCCGTCCTATGAGCTAATGTCTATTGTTGATACGGAGATGGGCAAGGTGGGAAAGCTGCTTAGGAATAAGAAGACATACTATCCCAAAGACATCGATGCTCTGCAGCTGGAAGTGCTGTTTGAGGAGGACCACAGGCTGCGTGTGAAG ATAACAGACCCGACTGAAAAGAGGTACGAGGTGCCTATAGATGTCCCTGTGGTTCATAAAAGAGCCTCAAACCCCTCGTACACTGTAGACTTCATCAAGGAGCCGTTTGGACTAATAGTCAAGAGAACGCAGACTGGAGCTGTACT GCTGAACACATCCATCGCTCCTCTCTTCTACGCGGATCAGTTCCTCCAGATGTCCTCATCTCTACCCACACGTTTCATCTACGGACTGGGTGAACATCGCTCCAACTTTCTGCATGACGTCCAGTGGAACACTCTCACCATGTGGGCTCGAGATGTTCCTCCAATG GAGCTCACCAACCTCTATGGTGTCCACCCTTTTTATCTTTCCATGGAAGCTGATGGAAATGCACATGGATTTTTCATGCTCAATAGCAATGCAATGG ATGTGGTTTTGCAGCCTGCACCAGCTGTTACTTGGCGTATGATTGGTGGGATCCTCGACTTTTACATTTTCTTAGGCCCGGATCCCAGCTCTGTGATTGGACAGTATCTGGATGTTGTAG gAAAGCCTGCTATGCCCATCTACTGGGCTCTGGGGTATCATCTGTGCCGATGGGGCTACAAGACAAGCAACAAAACCTGGAGTGTTGTAAAAGAAATGCGGAATTATGGGATACCTCAG GATGTTCAGTGGAACGATATTGACTACATGGATAGAAGTCTAGACTTCACTTACGACCCTTCAGGCTTTTCCACCCTTCCAGACCTGGTGAAAGACCTTCAACGACATGATCAACACTATGTCATGATTCTG GATCCTGGAATTAGTAACTCTCAGCCACCTGGCTCTTACTGGCCGTTTGATGAGGGTAAGAAGAAGGGCATCTTCATCAATGACTCAAATGGAGACATCCTTATTGGAAAG gtTTGGCCAGGACTAACTGCTTTTCCAGATTTCTCCAATCCGGACACTCATGAATGGTGGTACCAGAATCTGCAGAGATTTCATAACAAAGTGCCATTCGATGGCGTGTGGATT GACATGAATGAGCCGTCTAACTTTTTTGATGGGTCACTGAATGGTTGTCCAGACAATGAACTGGAAAATCCTCCCTACACACCAG GTATTCTGGGTGGTACATTAAAGGGCAAGACTGTGTGTGCATCTGCACGTCAGAAGATCTCTGTTCACTATAACATACACAGTCTGTATGGACTCATGGAGGCACAGGCTACTGAAAG TGCTTTGAGGAGGATCACAAAGAAGCGTCCCTTCATTATTTCCCGCTCTACGTTTCCCAGTCAGGGCAAGTATTCAGGCCACTGGCTCGGAGACAACAGGAGCCAGTGGAAAGATCTGGCCACATCTATACcag GTATGCTGACATTTAACATCCTGGGTATCCCTCTGATTGGAGCAGACATTTGTGGGTTTGGCGGCAGCACTACAGAAGAGCTGTGTGTGCGATGGACGCAGCTCGGAGCTTTTTACCCTTTCACAAGAAACCACAACTCCATTGATGAACAG GATCAGGAACCAACTGCATTCAGTCCTGCAGCTCGTACGGCAATGAAAGAAGCCATCCTGCTTCGCTATTCCCTGTTCCCACATCTCTACACACTCTTCCATCACGCACACGTCAGCGGACGCACAGTCGCCACACCACTGCTTTTCCA GTTCCCTACTGATGAAAAGACGTATGGGATTGATAAACAGTTCCTATGGGGGAAGAGTTTGCTTGTCACACCGGTTTTGGATGCAGGGCGAGATTATGTTGTGGGATATTTCCCTAAAGGTCTCTGGTATGACTTTCACACG GGGAACTCATTGATAAGCAGTGGAGAAGAAATCAAGCTTGAGGCTCCAGCAGACAAAATCAACCTGCATCTCAGAGAGGGATCAGTCATACCTACACAG agaCCGAACACCACATTATGGGTGAGCAGCGGTCAGCCTCTTCATCTGATTGTGAGTCTGAGCGAGGACGGCCGGGCCAAGGGTGATCTGTACTGGGATGATGGAGAGACCATTGACTCGTATGAGAGCAATCAATACGCTTACATCTATTTCACAGTAGAACAG AACACAATGATGTCAGAGGTGCTGCATAATCATGAGGAGGCCACTTACATCACTGTGGAGACCGCCTCCTTTTATGGAGTGAAGGCGAAGCCAGAAAATGTAACCGTGAATTCGCAGGAGGCGGCGTTCACTTACCTTGACAATCag GTGCTGACAGTAACAGACCTGGGTCTGAACCTCAGTCATAACTTCACAATCAGTTGGATGTAA
- the gaa2 gene encoding lysosomal alpha-glucosidase isoform X2, with amino-acid sequence MVSYERLTPEEVHFSGAALLDNDESTDADLKEGDPELPLLPQSPRCSITAALLTLGGLIVVLSAVWLLGTLFWIHNPPSTESHRPPSPKSQNGTGLQPESCSQVPEGWRFDCYPERNVVVTEDMCHARNCCFIQSSRGNVSAQNGVPWCFYTPDYPSYELMSIVDTEMGKVGKLLRNKKTYYPKDIDALQLEVLFEEDHRLRVKITDPTEKRYEVPIDVPVVHKRASNPSYTVDFIKEPFGLIVKRTQTGAVLLNTSIAPLFYADQFLQMSSSLPTRFIYGLGEHRSNFLHDVQWNTLTMWARDVPPMELTNLYGVHPFYLSMEADGNAHGFFMLNSNAMDVVLQPAPAVTWRMIGGILDFYIFLGPDPSSVIGQYLDVVGKPAMPIYWALGYHLCRWGYKTSNKTWSVVKEMRNYGIPQDVQWNDIDYMDRSLDFTYDPSGFSTLPDLVKDLQRHDQHYVMILDPGISNSQPPGSYWPFDEGKKKGIFINDSNGDILIGKVWPGLTAFPDFSNPDTHEWWYQNLQRFHNKVPFDGVWIDMNEPSNFFDGSLNGCPDNELENPPYTPGILGGTLKGKTVCASARQKISVHYNIHSLYGLMEAQATESALRRITKKRPFIISRSTFPSQGKYSGHWLGDNRSQWKDLATSIPGMLTFNILGIPLIGADICGFGGSTTEELCVRWTQLGAFYPFTRNHNSIDEQDQEPTAFSPAARTAMKEAILLRYSLFPHLYTLFHHAHVSGRTVATPLLFQFPTDEKTYGIDKQFLWGKSLLVTPVLDAGRDYVVGYFPKGLWYDFHTGNSLISSGEEIKLEAPADKINLHLREGSVIPTQRPNTTLWVSSGQPLHLIVSLSEDGRAKGDLYWDDGETIDSYESNQYAYIYFTVEQNTMMSEVLHNHEEATYITVETASFYGVKAKPENVTVNSQEAAFTYLDNQPVPLNANELVLPAHHSHMWICFTSETAVSE; translated from the exons ATGGTGTCCTACGAGAGACTCACCCCCGAGGAGGTTCACTTCTCCGGAGCTGCATTATTGGATAATGACGAGTCGACAGACGCAGATCTAAAAGAGGGGGACCCAGAGCTGCCCCTGCTGCCCCAGAGCCCTCGCTGCTCCATCACTGCCGCCCTGCTGACCCTCGGGGGGCTCATTGTTGTCCTCTCTGCCGTCTGGCTGCTCGGGACCTTATTTTGGATCCACAATCCACCCTCTACAGAATCCCATAGGCCCCCTTCACCCAAAAGCCAAAACGGAACAGGGCTGCAGCCGGAGTCCTGCTCTCAGGTGCCTGAAGGGTGGAGGTTTGACTGCTATCCTGAAAGAAATGTGGTGGTGACGGAGGACATGTGCCATGCTAGAAACTGCTGCTTTATTCAGAGCTCACGGGGCAATGTTTCGGCACAGAATGGAGTGCCATGGTGTTTTTACACTCCTGATTATCCGTCCTATGAGCTAATGTCTATTGTTGATACGGAGATGGGCAAGGTGGGAAAGCTGCTTAGGAATAAGAAGACATACTATCCCAAAGACATCGATGCTCTGCAGCTGGAAGTGCTGTTTGAGGAGGACCACAGGCTGCGTGTGAAG ATAACAGACCCGACTGAAAAGAGGTACGAGGTGCCTATAGATGTCCCTGTGGTTCATAAAAGAGCCTCAAACCCCTCGTACACTGTAGACTTCATCAAGGAGCCGTTTGGACTAATAGTCAAGAGAACGCAGACTGGAGCTGTACT GCTGAACACATCCATCGCTCCTCTCTTCTACGCGGATCAGTTCCTCCAGATGTCCTCATCTCTACCCACACGTTTCATCTACGGACTGGGTGAACATCGCTCCAACTTTCTGCATGACGTCCAGTGGAACACTCTCACCATGTGGGCTCGAGATGTTCCTCCAATG GAGCTCACCAACCTCTATGGTGTCCACCCTTTTTATCTTTCCATGGAAGCTGATGGAAATGCACATGGATTTTTCATGCTCAATAGCAATGCAATGG ATGTGGTTTTGCAGCCTGCACCAGCTGTTACTTGGCGTATGATTGGTGGGATCCTCGACTTTTACATTTTCTTAGGCCCGGATCCCAGCTCTGTGATTGGACAGTATCTGGATGTTGTAG gAAAGCCTGCTATGCCCATCTACTGGGCTCTGGGGTATCATCTGTGCCGATGGGGCTACAAGACAAGCAACAAAACCTGGAGTGTTGTAAAAGAAATGCGGAATTATGGGATACCTCAG GATGTTCAGTGGAACGATATTGACTACATGGATAGAAGTCTAGACTTCACTTACGACCCTTCAGGCTTTTCCACCCTTCCAGACCTGGTGAAAGACCTTCAACGACATGATCAACACTATGTCATGATTCTG GATCCTGGAATTAGTAACTCTCAGCCACCTGGCTCTTACTGGCCGTTTGATGAGGGTAAGAAGAAGGGCATCTTCATCAATGACTCAAATGGAGACATCCTTATTGGAAAG gtTTGGCCAGGACTAACTGCTTTTCCAGATTTCTCCAATCCGGACACTCATGAATGGTGGTACCAGAATCTGCAGAGATTTCATAACAAAGTGCCATTCGATGGCGTGTGGATT GACATGAATGAGCCGTCTAACTTTTTTGATGGGTCACTGAATGGTTGTCCAGACAATGAACTGGAAAATCCTCCCTACACACCAG GTATTCTGGGTGGTACATTAAAGGGCAAGACTGTGTGTGCATCTGCACGTCAGAAGATCTCTGTTCACTATAACATACACAGTCTGTATGGACTCATGGAGGCACAGGCTACTGAAAG TGCTTTGAGGAGGATCACAAAGAAGCGTCCCTTCATTATTTCCCGCTCTACGTTTCCCAGTCAGGGCAAGTATTCAGGCCACTGGCTCGGAGACAACAGGAGCCAGTGGAAAGATCTGGCCACATCTATACcag GTATGCTGACATTTAACATCCTGGGTATCCCTCTGATTGGAGCAGACATTTGTGGGTTTGGCGGCAGCACTACAGAAGAGCTGTGTGTGCGATGGACGCAGCTCGGAGCTTTTTACCCTTTCACAAGAAACCACAACTCCATTGATGAACAG GATCAGGAACCAACTGCATTCAGTCCTGCAGCTCGTACGGCAATGAAAGAAGCCATCCTGCTTCGCTATTCCCTGTTCCCACATCTCTACACACTCTTCCATCACGCACACGTCAGCGGACGCACAGTCGCCACACCACTGCTTTTCCA GTTCCCTACTGATGAAAAGACGTATGGGATTGATAAACAGTTCCTATGGGGGAAGAGTTTGCTTGTCACACCGGTTTTGGATGCAGGGCGAGATTATGTTGTGGGATATTTCCCTAAAGGTCTCTGGTATGACTTTCACACG GGGAACTCATTGATAAGCAGTGGAGAAGAAATCAAGCTTGAGGCTCCAGCAGACAAAATCAACCTGCATCTCAGAGAGGGATCAGTCATACCTACACAG agaCCGAACACCACATTATGGGTGAGCAGCGGTCAGCCTCTTCATCTGATTGTGAGTCTGAGCGAGGACGGCCGGGCCAAGGGTGATCTGTACTGGGATGATGGAGAGACCATTGACTCGTATGAGAGCAATCAATACGCTTACATCTATTTCACAGTAGAACAG AACACAATGATGTCAGAGGTGCTGCATAATCATGAGGAGGCCACTTACATCACTGTGGAGACCGCCTCCTTTTATGGAGTGAAGGCGAAGCCAGAAAATGTAACCGTGAATTCGCAGGAGGCGGCGTTCACTTACCTTGACAATCag